The genomic region GCAGTGCTAATGTTGCGATTAGAcaggagatgaaggatgCAAATGTGACTGCGTATAATCATTATGATATGACGGTCGCTATGCTGAATAAAACGATGGGCCTCTGTCTTCGTTGACATTACTTGAGGCTCCCTGAAGTTTATGCAAAGAACAATCCGGTACGCCAGGACTTGCCGCGAAAACCTGCGGTGGCTGAAGCTCTTGGAATACAAACATACAGATATCAAGTTCGCAGACAAAGAAGGAACGAAAATACGGATGTGTATTTTGCTATCAAAGGCTTGAGGTACTGTAGAAGCTCCCCTAGCGGCTCTTTGCTGAGACGATGAAAGGGACCCGTACATTTACGGTACTGGATACACAAGGCAAAAGGAGTTGTATGGTTGATGGCAGATCTTGGGCGGAATAGCCGACAAATTATTTGCATACGTTCTGACTTGGAAATTCCCAATTCCCCGAACGGCGAGATCCTAAATAGTACATGTACAATACATTGAACACAAATCGCAATCCTCACTAGGCTAACCGAAGCCCGCAACGCCTTCATGAATGCTTTTCCTTTGTCTGTGATAGTCTTCTCCTTTAACCATGCTTGCTGTGTCTTTTCTCGGTATTCGGAAGGAAGCTCTACTCCTCACTCGGAACGTCAATGTCGAcaccaagctcctcagaAAAAACCTGGTTTAGGCTGGATCCATCACGAACGTAGATCCAGTCACCCACAGCTGTGCCCTCTTTCTCATTCTGACCCTCTCCAAAGAGGCACCAATCATAGCGCTTGGGGCCAGAGATGGGAGATGACAGCCATATCTGCTTATTAGGGGGctgcttgttgatgatgtatgTGCCCTTGTCAGGCCAACTGATGCTGAGGACTCCAGCCTGTAGATAAATGTATCAGATGGGGATGACGATAATCGCATTAGTTATACGTACTGAGAAGTCGACATCGATGTCTTCTCGCTGGTCTTGGAGTTCCTCAAACTTGCCGACAACATTATCGAGGTACTCGTCCGCAAGGTCATGGTACTCTTGCTCAGTAATATCGGCGACAACAGCATTCTGATGGATCTCTTCGGCTTCGTTCAAAGGCTTGGCAGGATTCTCCGTATCAGGCATGATACCCCGCTTGTCGGAAATTGTAGTCGAGAAGCATTTTTGCGAAAGGGCACATCGGATGGAAAGGTGCGAGATTGCAGGAGCGATACGGAAGCTTGAGCGGCAGATGGGCGTTGAAGAGCGGATCGCTCGCGAAGCCAAGCGGGAAGCTTGAAATGCGATTTGTCGGGACATCTTGTTTGTTAGAAAATCAACTTTCGGGAATTGCGTCGTGACTGTAGTATTGAATGGTTAGAAAGGGCTCGTAAATGAAAACCAGAATAGCATTCGCGGTGACGAGCTTGGTCAATCGCTGTTATTCAGAAGATGAACGAATTGAAGCAACCAAGCTCCCCGCGGTCTGGATAAGTGCAGCTGCCAGGTGGGACTGACCAATTGCACCATGACTTCCATTCGTCAGTGTAGGTACGTACCGGAATCGTAGCTCCCCCatcccgtcatcatcagctttgcGTCTTCCTTGCAGACACATGCCCCACCATTCACCATTTCAGCCTACAATACCATTTGAATCCATACCTTACCTAACCTACTCTACTAGGTCATCTACGTTGGTTTATGTGAGGGCATGAAGAGCTCCTGTCCCTAATCATGATCAATGCCTTTCTGGTCTTCAACGGCCAAGGTCAGCCTCGTTTGACAAAGTTCTATACCCAATTGGTATGCTTTATCCCCTCCAGCTTTGTTACCAGAAACTCAGATGCGCCTCAAAGGAAACTAGTATACAACAGCGCCTCATCTCCGAAATATTTACACTCGTCTCGAATCGGCCGGCCGGATCTTGTAACTTCTTACCCCTTCCACCTCTGCTCGCCGCTTCAGGCACCTCCCACACCTCCTCGGAAGAACAGAACGATGTTCCAACACTGGTAACATACCGCAACTATGCGACCCTTTatttcatcgtcatctctaCATCGACCGAGTCGCCGCTTGCCCTTATCGATTTGATCCAAGTCTACGTGGAGGCCCTCGACAAGCTGTTCGAGAACGTCTGTGAGCTGGACTTGATCTTCAACTTCGAAACCCTGCACTCTACCTTATCAGAAATGATAATAGGGGGCGTGGTAATAGAGACAAACCTAGATCGCATTGTCTCAGGGGTAAAGGCGCAAGGAACCGTCGCGAAGAGACCTGTGAACGAAGGAAGAGGGCCTACTGGCCTGGGAAGTGGACTTGGTATGGGTGCCAATTTTGCTTGGACTGGGCGATGAGGATTACGTCTATTCAGAGCGACGAACGACATGCATGACAGAGCGGATTACAAGATGTGTCTGCCTGTTGAGATATCCATATATGTTTCGTCTCTGCGAGACT from Fusarium fujikuroi IMI 58289 draft genome, chromosome FFUJ_chr04 harbors:
- a CDS encoding related to regulator of mitochondrial iron homeostasis produces the protein MSRQIAFQASRLASRAIRSSTPICRSSFRIAPAISHLSIRCALSQKCFSTTISDKRGIMPDTENPAKPLNEAEEIHQNAVVADITEQEYHDLADEYLDNVVGKFEELQDQREDIDVDFSAGVLSISWPDKGTYIINKQPPNKQIWLSSPISGPKRYDWCLFGEGQNEKEGTAVGDWIYVRDGSSLNQVFSEELGVDIDVPSEE
- a CDS encoding related to AP-3 complex subunit, sigma3 subunit, coding for MINAFLVFNGQGQPRLTKFYTQLETSIQQRLISEIFTLVSNRPAGSCNFLPLPPLLAASGTSHTSSEEQNDVPTLVTYRNYATLYFIVISTSTESPLALIDLIQVYVEALDKLFENVCELDLIFNFETLHSTLSEMIIGGVVIETNLDRIVSGVKAQGTVAKRPVNEGRGPTGLGSGLGMGANFAWTGR